One Coregonus clupeaformis isolate EN_2021a chromosome 33, ASM2061545v1, whole genome shotgun sequence DNA window includes the following coding sequences:
- the hsdl1 gene encoding inactive hydroxysteroid dehydrogenase-like protein 1: MAAVDSFELLYREIARSCNSCVETLAVVGALYTASKAVILVRDCYSFIRVHFLPRLMPSTRLGHRFGEWAVIYGASEAIGKAYAEELARQGICIILISKEGASVSDTAKAISETHRVDTMVLVADFSQGHAACKPVKDALRDKDIGFLVNCVDDSLRNSPNFTGLSEDLLWDVINRNIAATTLMTRLVLPGMVERRRGAVVNISSGACYRPSPSKAALSASTAYLDNFSRALHHEYGRQGIFVQSLIPFQVAPHGISAGGWLVPQSDVYARHAISTLGISHRTTGYWPHTLQFRLVQSMPEWIWVLGSRMLTSSC; encoded by the exons ATGGCTGCTGTTGACAGTTTTGAGCTTTTGTACAGAGAAATTGCTCGATCATGCAATTCATGTGTGGAAACCCTAGCCGTTGTGGGTGCTCTGTATACAGCCAGCAAAGCTGTCATCCTCGTGCGGGACTGCTACAGCTTTATCAGGGTGCATTTCCTTCCTCGACTGATGCCAAGCACACGCCTTGGCCACCGTTTTGGTGAATGGGCTGTCATTTATG GTGCTTCAGAGGCCATAGGGAAAGCCTATGCAGAGGAGCTTGCCAGGCAGGGCATCTGCATCATCCTGATAAGCAAAGAGGGTGCCAGTGTCAGTGACACAGCCAAGGCCATCTCTGAGACTCACAGAGTGGATACAATGGTGCTTGTGGCAGACTTCAGTCAGGGCCATGCAGCTTGCAAGCCTGTCAAAGACGCCTTGAGGGACAAAGATATAGGCTTTCTAGTTAACTGTGTGGATGACTCCCTTCGCAACTCGCCAAACTTTACTGGCCTGTCTGAAGACCTGTTGTGGGATGTAATCAACAGAAACATTGCTGCCACCACACTGATGACGCGCCTGGTTCTACCTGGCATGGTAGAGAGGAGACGTGGAGCAGTGGTGAACATCTCTTCTGGGGCATGTTATAGACCCTCTCCAAGCAAAGCTGCTCTCTCTGCGTCTACG gCTTACCTTGACAACTTTTCCCGTGCTTTGCACCATGAATATGGTCGTCAGGGAATCTTTGTGCAAAGTCTGATACCTTTCCAAGTGGCGCCCCATGGAATATCAGCAGGCGGCTGGCTAGTACCACAGTCAGATGTGTATGCCCGTCATGCCATCTCCACCCTGGGCATCTCACACAGGACCACGGGCTATTGGCCCCATACACTGCAG TTTCGACTTGTGCAGTCAATGCCAGAATGGATTTGGGTCTTGGGATCACGTATGCTCACAAGCTCATGCTGA
- the gja11 gene encoding gap junction protein, alpha 11 — protein sequence MGEWDLLGRLLDKVQSHSTVIGKIWLTVLFVFRILVLGAGAEKVWGDEQSDFVCNTDQPGCENVCYDHAFPISHVRFWVLQIISVSTPTLVYLGHVLHVIHVEKKVREKMKKQAQDEQDNNFLKKGYKVPKYSDDNGKINLRGRLLRSYVVHLLVKILLEVGFIMGQYYLYGFTLQARFVCIRFPCPHQVDCFLSRPTEKTVFIWFMLVVACVSLLLNLIELFYLFVKSVKECLDRRQDYTVTPVTPVLERKAFENKDQMIQNWVNLELELQGRKLASGVMKSVASEENTANMGEVHI from the coding sequence ATGGGTGAATGGGATTTGCTGGGCCGGCTGCTGGACAAAGTGCAGTCCCACTCCACGGTTATAGGGAAGATCTGGCTAACCGTCCTGTTTGTCTTCAGGATCCTGGTCCTTGGGGCCGGGGCAGAGAAGGTGTGGGGGGACGAGCAGTCAGACTTCGTCTGTAACACAGACCAGCCGGGATGTGAGAACGTCTGTTATGACCACGCCTTCCCCATCTCACACGTCCGCTTCTGGGTGCTTCAGATCATCTCCGTTTCCACCCCAACCCTGGTGTACCTGGGCCATGTCCTCCATGTCATCCACGTAGAGAAGAAAGTCAGGGAGAAGATGAAGAAGCAAGCACAGGATGAGCAGGACAATAACTTCCTGAAGAAGGGCTACAAAGTCCCCAAGTACAGCGACGACAATGGAAAGATTAACCTGCGTGGCCGTCTGTTACGCAGTTACGTAGTGCACCTACTGGTGAAGATCCTTCTAGAGGTGGGGTTCATCATGGGTCAGTACTACCTGTATGGCTTCACCCTCCAAGCCCGCTTTGTCTGCATTCGCTTCCCCTGCCCTCACCAGGTGGACTGCTTCCTGTCCAGACCCACAGAGAAGACCGTCTTCATCTGGTTTATGCTGGTGGTAgcctgtgtgtctctactcctcaACCTCATTGAGCTCTTCTACCTGTTTGTCAAATCGGTCAAAGAGTGTCTGGACAGAAGGCAGGACTACACGGTGACCCCGGTCACCCCTGTCCTGGAGAGGAAGGCCTTTGAGAACAAGGACCAGATGATCCAGAACTGGGTCAATCTGGAGTTGGAGCTGCAGGGGAGGAAGCTGGCCAGTGGGGTGATGAAAAGTGTGGCTTCTGAGGAAAACACAGCTAACATGGGGGAGGTCCATATCTGA
- the LOC121548954 gene encoding gap junction Cx32.2 protein-like produces MGDWGFLSTLLDKVQSHSTVIGKIWMSVLFLFRIMVLGAGAESVWGDEQSGFICNTQQPGCENVCYDWIFPISHIRFWVIQIIFISTPTLLYLGHAMHIISQENKLRAILQSQHDNGTLKKPKYTNEAGKVRIRGDLLGSYLTQLFFKIILEIAFIVGQYYLYGFVMVPMFPCSRSPCPFTVECYMSRPTEKTIFIIFMLVVACVSLALNVIEVFYLLCTRVRCGGSKGRTNHTTSAANPAVLPSPGWSGHVDTEMDALRQNKMNLEFESGQSLGGSLEGAKEEKRLLGDH; encoded by the coding sequence ATGGGAGACTGGGGTTTTCTTTCCACGTTACTGGACAAGGTGCAGTCCCACTCAACGGTCATTGGGAAGATATGGATGAGTGTCCTGTTCCTGTTCAGAATCATGGTTCTGGGTGCTGGAGCGGAGAGTGTGTGGGGCGATGAACAATCTGGTTTCATATGCAATACGCAACAACCTGGTTGTGAAAATGTCTGCTATGACTGGATCTTCCCCATATCACACATCCGTTTCTGGGTCATACAGATCATCTTCATCTCCACTCCAACTCTTCTGTACCTGGGCCATGCCATGCATATCATCAGCCAGGAGAACAAGCTAAGAGCCATACTTCAGAGCCAGCATGATAATGGCACGTTGAAGAAGCCCAAATACACCAATGAAGCAGGGAAGGTCAGAATTAGGGGAGATTTGTTGGGCAGTTACTTGACCCAGCTATTCTTTAAGATCATTCTAGAGATTGCTTTTATTGTTGGCCAGTACTACCTGTATGGGTTTGTCATGGTCCCCATGTTCCCTTGCTCCAGATCTCCCTGCCCCTTTACTGTAGAATGCTACATGTCTCGTCCCACAGAGAAGACCATATTCATCATCTTCATGCTGGTGGTGGCCTGTGTGTCTCTGGCTCTAAATGTGATTGAGGTTTTCTATCTGCTTTGCACAAGAGTGAGATGTGGCGGCTCTAAGGGGCGCACTAATCACACTACCTCAGCAGCGAACCccgccgtcctcccctcccctgggTGGTCTGGTCACGTGGATACTGAGATGGACGCCCTGAGACAGAACAAGATGAACCTGGAATTTGAGAGTGGCCAGAGTTTAGGGGGTAGTCTGGAAGGAGCAAAGGAAGAGAAAAGGTTGCTAGGTGACCACTAA
- the LOC121548955 gene encoding gap junction Cx32.2 protein-like produces the protein MGEWGFLSSLLDKVQSHFTVIGKVWMTVLFIFRIMVLGAGAEKVWGDEQSNMICNTKQPGCKNVCYDHAFPISHIRFWVLQIIFVSTPTLVYLGHVMHIIHKENKLRQWLSQAGNEMGKMPKYSDEKGHVKIKGELLASYTVNIFFRILLEIVFIVGQYYLYGFILDPKIECSRAPCPFTVECFMSRPTEKTIFIIFMLVVACVSLLLNVVEIFYLICYLKCGSGSRRRAQEVQAIAIHSYLDGGSTMKNGKMSLHATGHSTA, from the coding sequence ATGGGAGAGTGGGGATTCCTGTCATCACTGCTGGACAAAGTGCAGTCGCACTTCACGGTCATCGGAAAGGTTTGGATGACCGTCCTGTTTATCTTCAGGATCATGGTCCTCGGAGCAGGGGCGGAGAAGGTGTGGGGCGATGAGCAGTCTAATATGATTTGCAATACCAAACAGCCTGGCTGTAAGAACGTATGCTACGACCACGCCTTCCCCATCTCTCATATCCGCTTCTGGGTCCTTCAGATCATCTTCGTCTCCACCCCAACGTTGGTGTACCTGGGACATGTCATGCACATCATCCACAAGGAAAATAAACTGAGGCAATGGCTAAGTCAGGCAGGCAATGAGATGGGGAAAATGCCTAAGTATTCTGACGAGAAGGGTCATGTCAAAATCAAAGGTGAATTGCTGGCCAGTTATACAGTCAATATATTCTTCAGGATTCTGCTCGAGATAGTGTTTATAGTGGGTCAGTATTACTTGTATGGGTTTATCCTGGACCCCAAGATTGAATGCAGCAGAGCTCCCTGTCCGTTCACTGTAGAATGCTTCATGTCACGACCAACAGAGAAGACCATCTTCATCATCTTTATGCTGGTGGTGGCGTGTGTATCTCTGCTGCTGAATGTGGTGGAGATATTTTATCTGATCTGCTATCTGAAGTGTGGCTCTGGCTCAAGAAGACGAGCCCAAGAAGTCCAAGCCATCGCAATACACAGCTATCTGGATGGAGGCAGTACGATGAAGAACGGGAAGATGAGTCTTCATGCAACTGGTCACAGCACTGCCTGA